In Beijerinckia indica subsp. indica ATCC 9039, the genomic window GAGCGCATCCGAAATCAATCTGCGGGCCAATGACATTGCCAATATGGGATTTGCCCGTGCTGCTGATGTGCCGGTGATTGTCATCGGTGACATTGATCGCGGGGGTGTCATTGCCCAGATCGCGGGAACGAAATTGGTGATTACGCCGCAGGATGCGGAGATGGTCGTCGGGTTTCTCGTCAATCGGTTTCGGGGCGATCCGGATTTGTTCAAGGAAGGGATGCGCCAGATTGAGCATTTTTCCGGCTGGCGCGGGCTGGGCCTCATTCCCCATTGTCCCGCCGCGCGCGATCTGCCGGCCGAGGATGCCATGGCGCTTGGCCGTCATCTGAATGGGGAAAGGTCGGCGCATACAAAGTTCAAGATCGTTGTCCCGGTTTTGCCGGGCATTGCCAATTTCGATGACCTCGATCCTTTACGCATGGAGCGGGGCGTCGAACTGATCATGATACGGCCGGGCACCTATCTGCCTGTCGAGGCCGATCTTGTTCTGCTCATCGGTTCCAAGACGACGATTGCCGATCTCGTAGCTTTTCGGGAGGCTGGTTGGGATGTGGATCTTGCCGCTTATGTGCGGCGCGGCGGCAAAGTTTTTGGTCTTTGCGGTGGCTATCAAATGCTGGGCGAAAATTTGCGCGATCCCTTGGGCTTGGAGGGGCCTCCGAGCGAGGTGCGCGGCCTTGGCTTGTTGGCTCTTGAAACAGTCTTCACACAGGAAAAAACATTGGTTGCTGTCGAGGGCGTGAGCCTGCCCGATGAAGTGCCCTTTACTGGCTTCGAAATGCATGTGGGCCATACATCAGGGGATGATTGCGCCCGGCCCTTTCTGCGTTTGACCGATGGCCGGCAGGATGGCGCGGTTTCAAAGGATGGGCGTATCGCCGGCTGTTATGTGCATGGCCTGTTTGGCATGGATACGCAGCGGCGCGCCTTCCTGGCGCGCTTTGGTGTCGCGGCTGGGGATTTCTCTTATCTGGAAAAGGTCGAGGCGGCGCTCGATGCCGTCGCAGATCATTTGGCCCAGCATATCGATCTCGACCATTTGCTTACGCTAGCGCGATGACCAGGCAAAGGAGGGTGAGACCAGCGCCATTGAGGAAACAGGCCAGACGATAAAGCGTGAGTGCCCGGCCGAGATCGGTCTGTGTCATCGGTGCCATGCCATCGCCGATCCATTTATCCTCGATGATTGTGCCAGCATAGGCGCGGGGGCCACCGAGCCTGCGGCCGAGCGCGCCTGCCATGGCGGCTTCCGGCCAGCCGGCATTGGGAGAGGGATGGCCCCGTGCGTCGCGCCGCGTGATGGCGAAGGCCCGGCGGGCGGACAATTCCGGTGAGGTGTATGATAACAATGCTGCCGCGCCGCAGAGCCAGAGCGCGGCGAGGCGCGCCGCCGGCCAATTGACGACATCATCCAATTTGGCTGCCGAGAAGCCGAAGGCTTCATGACGCTCCGTGCGATGGCCAATCATGCTGTCGGCGGTATTGATCGTCTTGTAGAGGCAAAGGCCCGGCAACCCGCCGAGCGCCAGCCAGAACGCGGGCGCGACGATCCCGTCAGAAAAATTCTCGGCAAGACTCTCCACCGCCGCGCGCAAAATACCGGCCTCGTCGAGCTGTGTGACATCACGTCCGACGATTCGCGCAACCGCACTGCGCCCGGCCTCGATGCCCTCATTCGCCAAAGCGTCTCCCACGGCTTGAACATGGTCATGCAGACTGCGCTGCGCGAGAAGGCTCGACGCGCACAATGCGAGGAGGGGAAAGCCGATGACGAAGGGCATCCCACCATGCAACAACAGGTCTTGCACGAATGAAGCGACAAGAAAGACAAAAAAGAGCAGGGCAGTGAGAATGAGAAAGCCTGCCAATCGACGGGTTGCGAAGGAATCGTGAAGGCGATTGAAATTCCGGTCGGTCCAGGCGATGAGGGAACCGATCCAGGTGACCGGATGACCGATGGCCGCGAACAAGCGCGGCGGATAGCCGATCACGGCTTCGATCGCGAGGGCGAGTGGGGCGAGCAGCCAAGGATGAGAGAGAGAAGGGAACAGGGACATCGAAACCGGGATACAACAGAACGGGCCAGCGGGCGCAAAAGTTTTGGCTGTTTGCGGCCATGGTGGCAATCTGGCGCTGGCGGCAGAATTGTTCCCTGGCGCACCGCAGCCCTGGCTCGATCTTTCGACTGGTCTCAATCCCTTCGCCTATCCGTTCCAAATGCCCGATGAGCATTCGTTCACGCGCTTGCCCGACTTACCCGAAGCTCTGGAGGCTTGTGCCGCACGGGCCTATGAGGCTCCTCCCCCTATTCAGATCGTTGCCGCTCCTGGATCGCAGGCGCTGATCCAGGCTTTGCCCAGGCTCCATCGCTTGGATGGCAAGCCGAGCCCCCGGATCGGTATTCTCGGGATGACCTATGCCGAGCATGCCTTGAACTGGCGGGCGGTTGGAGCGCGGGTGCAGGAGGATATGGACTTGGATGCCCTCGCGACAATGGATGTCGCGATCGTCGTCAATCCGAATAATCCTGACGGTCGTCTCCTGCCTCCAGCCGCTCTGCTCGACTTGGCCGCGCGTCTTTCCAAGCATGGCGGTTTGCTGATTGTCGACGAGGCGTTCATGGATTTCGAGGCGCCAGAGACGCATTTTGTGCCTGTCATGCCAGAAAATGGTGTTCTCGTTCTGCGCTCTTTCGGCAAGGCCTATGGACTGGGCGGTCTGCGGCTTGGTTTCGCGTTGACCGGCCCCAAATTGGCGGCGGATTTACGGGCCTGGTTTGGACCTTGGGCTGTCTCGGGGCCTGCGATTGCCATCGGGCGACAGGCCTTGGGGGATTCTCTTTGGCTCGTCGAGGCGCGCAAACGGCTTGAGACGATGGGGACGGCCTTGGATCGTCTGCTATGTGAGGCCGGTTTTGCGGTTTTGGGGGGAACGAGACTTTATCGTCTCGTCACGCATGAAAAGGCTGCGGCCTGGTTCGCCCGGCTCGGCGAGGCTGGCATATTCGTCCGGCGTTTCGCCGAGCGCCCGCTATGGCTGCGTTTCGGTATTCCAGGCGATGCACCGGCTTTGTCGCGTCTTGCCGAGGCTTTGAAAGTGGGGATAAGATGACGACCATGCCTGCCTAAGTAATAAAGCGCAGGAGGTAGCTTTTTTATAATAATTCTAATTAAAAAGATTGATCTCATGCAGAAAAGTGCAGCAAGGATGATTCAGTTCTTGCTATAGTGTCCCAGCGATTCACGCTGTTTGTTCCAAGTAACGAAGCTAATGCTGATGCTGCGCTATCGGGCCTGTTGCCCTTGGACAGAAGGGCGCTTTATCTCAAAGGCTGCGAAGAGCCGCTTTTGATTTCTTTCCTGAATTTTCATTTTTTCATGGTTAACGAAAATTCAGGAGCGGTCCATCGGTCATTCTCCATGACCGATGATGTTTTATGGAGACGATGATGCGGCCGAACTGGAGACGAAGCGCGGGATTTTTATGGGTTCTTCTGGCGCTGACGTCGACAAATGTCCTTGCGAAGGAATATCCAGTCGGACAGCCGCAGCAGCGCGAAGGCATGGAACTCGCCGCCGTCTATTTGCAGCCGATCGAAATGGATCCGCCGAATATGATGGCACCCGCCAAGGAGAGCGACATTCATCTCGAAGCCGATATCAAGGCTGCGAAGGACAATCGTAACGGCTTTGCAGAAGGCGATTGGATTCCTTATCTCGCGGTCGATTATGAAGTGATCAAGCTCGACGACAAGCAGACGAAGAAGGGCGTCTTCATGCCCATGGTGGCCAATGACGGCCCGCATTATGGCGATAATGTCAAGCTGATGGGGCCGGGCAAATATCGGCTCGTCCTGCATATTGCGCCGCCCGGTGGCGAGGGCCACGAACATTTTGGCCGTCATGTCGACAAGGAAACGGGTGTCGGAGACTGGTTCAAACCTTTCTCCGTTGAATATGATTTCACTTATGCCGGCATCGGCAAAAAGGGTGGATATTGACGTGTTCAAGCGAGGGTTTGGTTGCCATCTTCTCGCGCTGATCATGATGGTTGCGAGCAATAGTGCGGGGTTTGCCCTTGCCGAGGATACGCCGACTTTCTTGATCGAATTCAACGACGGGAAGGTGAATCCCCTCCGTCTTGAGGTTCCGGCCAATCAGCGCTTCAGGATCGAATTGAAGAATTCCGGCGTGACACCGGCGGAATTCGAAAGCACCGAATTGCGGAAGGAAAAAGTCCTGGCGCCAGGCTCCGTCTCGGTTCTGGTGATTCATACGCTTGATCCGGGGGAATATCCCTTCTTTGACGATTTTCATCCCGAGGCGCCCAAGGCGGTGCTGGTGGCCAAATAGAGCGATTTTGGGAGAAGGAGGGCTCCGCTTCTTCTTGCGGCAAAAGGACGCTCTGTTCACGAAAACGACATACTGCCCTCTTCCGTAAGGAGGCTCGTCTCCAACATAGAAGAGGTTCGTGCCGAAAGGCTGGTCTGCCCTTTGCTCTTCGACGGGAAAGAAACGATCGAACCCGTGGCTGGCATAGGCCGGAGCAACGGATTTCCATCCCGCGGCGCGCATACGGTTTAAAAAGCGACGTATCGGGTCTCTGTGATACCCGATACCAGGGCGCCAAAAGTGGATGCCACTTTTGGGTCAATGTGGTGCTTTTATAAAGACTTACGGCATCGTCCCGGTTTTGTGAGCGATGCTGTCACCAAGAAGAGACCTTGGTCGAACCAGACATCCGATCAAGCAGACTTGAATGGGACCATCATGGCGGCGTCTTTGAGTTCAGTTGGATCGGGTGAGCGGCGGGATGAGTCCACCCTCTCGCCCAGCATGCCTCCCCTGGTCCGGCAAAGCTTCGCGCATGGTCTTGGCGAATGGCTGCGGCGCCACCAGCGGATGATTCAAACCACGCAATGGGGTGTGGTTCTTGTCTATCTCGTCCTCGTTGCCGTCCCGGCCTTTTTGCCTTTGCCGGATCGCACCGCTCATGTCTGGAACAATCTGACCGTCTTCGCTCAATTCGCTTTCTGGGGTCTGTGGTGGCCCTTCGTTCTCCTCAGCATGGTGCTTGTCGGGCGCACCTGGTGCGGCGTCTTTTGTCCCGAGGGCGCCCTGACGGAAGCTGTGAGCCGGGTCGGTCTCGGCCTTTCCGTGCCGCGCTGGATCAAATGGAAAGGCTGGCCATTCGTCGCCTTCGTTTGCACCACTGTCTATGGCCAGATGCTCAGCATCTACCAATATCCCATGCCCGTATTGCTCATTCTCGGAGGCTCGACGGCTGGAGCCATGGCGGTTGGCGCTCTTTACGGCCGCAATAAACGGGTTTGGTGCCGCTATCTCTGTCCCGTCAATGGTGTGTTCGGCCTCCTCGCCAAACTGGCTCCGGTCCATTTCAAGGTCGATCAGGATGCCTGGGCGGACTCGCAGAAAAATGGCGATGCCGGCATTCGGGCTTTGAATTGCGCTCCCCTTGTCCCGATCCGCACCATGCGGGGCGCTGCCGATTGTCATATGTGTGGCCGCTGCAGTGATTTTCGTGGCGCCGTTTCCTACAGTCTGCGTTCGCCGGCGGAGGAAATTGTCGATGTCGCGGGCCAGACCGCCAAACCTTGGGAGACGATGCTGATCGTCTTCGGCCTGATGGGGGTCGCTGTTGGCGCCTTCCACTGGACCGCGAGCCCCTGGTATGTCGACATGAAGGAAGCCGTGGCGACCTGGCTGATCGATCATTCGATCCTCTGGCCGTTGCAGATCGAGCCTCCGTGGTGGATTCTCACGCATTATCCCGATCTCAACGACAGCATGACCCTGCTCGATGGGGCGGTGCTGCTCTTTTATATATTCGCCACCGCCTTGGTGCTCGGCGGTGCGATTTCACTCTGCCTCGCGGTCGGAACGCTCTGTCTTGGGGGCTGGTCCTCGGCGCGCTTCCATCATCTTGCCCAAAGCCTGGTCCCCATGGCAGGTTGCGGTGTTTTTCTCGGTCTCAGCGCCACGACCGTGACTTTGCTCAAGGCCGAGGGCATCACCATTGCCTCTCTCTCGCTGTTGCGAGGCGGTCTGTTGCTTGGGGCCTTCCTTTGGGTTGTCTGGCTGGCCTTTGCGATCAGCGGCCGTGAAACGGGCCACATAATTCGCCGCATGGGCGCGACCCTCGCGCTGGCCGGCGCGGCGGGCGTCGGTGTCGCGAGCTGGGTCGTGATGTTCTGGATCTGGTAATAACGAGATCATGTCAAATGTCCGGCGCCTCAAAGTTCCCGATGCGTGAGAGTCCCTGATGCGTGTCCTGGCACCAGACAACCGGGATCTTTGAAGCAGACCTTTGCCCCGTATTCATCCCCCACTGATTTTGTCATCTTCAGCACAAACAAAGAGACGATAAGAGGAAATCGCCGCTTTTTGCTGATTGTGAAGGCTATATGACTATATGTTCAGCAAAATCGTGTTTCCTATTTGACAAAGCGCGTGGGGCGAGCGCAAGGTGCACAGGAGAGGTCTGACATGAGACAGGCCCTTTTGTCGGCTCCCCTACGTGTGGCACTCCGTTTCTGGAATCATTTCACATTGCCAAGCCAGTCGGTTCGTTTCTGACGATTCGCCATGTGCGGATTATCTCGCGGGTCGTCTTTTGGCTAGGATTCCGTCGGGCGGAAAGAGGTTAGGGGCGTCTTTGCTCCAGGGTGAGCTCTTTAATCCAGTTTCAGCATAGCATCGGGAA contains:
- a CDS encoding cobyric acid synthase; translated protein: MAKALMLQGTGSDVGKTLIVAGLCRAYMRRGLRVRPFKPQNMSNNAAVTLDGGEIGRAQALQAQACGVPPSVHMNPVLLKPQSGTGSQIILQGRLSGQAEARTYQAMKKHWLAIVLESFQHLKDEADLVLVEGAGSASEINLRANDIANMGFARAADVPVIVIGDIDRGGVIAQIAGTKLVITPQDAEMVVGFLVNRFRGDPDLFKEGMRQIEHFSGWRGLGLIPHCPAARDLPAEDAMALGRHLNGERSAHTKFKIVVPVLPGIANFDDLDPLRMERGVELIMIRPGTYLPVEADLVLLIGSKTTIADLVAFREAGWDVDLAAYVRRGGKVFGLCGGYQMLGENLRDPLGLEGPPSEVRGLGLLALETVFTQEKTLVAVEGVSLPDEVPFTGFEMHVGHTSGDDCARPFLRLTDGRQDGAVSKDGRIAGCYVHGLFGMDTQRRAFLARFGVAAGDFSYLEKVEAALDAVADHLAQHIDLDHLLTLAR
- the cbiB gene encoding adenosylcobinamide-phosphate synthase CbiB, whose product is MSLFPSLSHPWLLAPLALAIEAVIGYPPRLFAAIGHPVTWIGSLIAWTDRNFNRLHDSFATRRLAGFLILTALLFFVFLVASFVQDLLLHGGMPFVIGFPLLALCASSLLAQRSLHDHVQAVGDALANEGIEAGRSAVARIVGRDVTQLDEAGILRAAVESLAENFSDGIVAPAFWLALGGLPGLCLYKTINTADSMIGHRTERHEAFGFSAAKLDDVVNWPAARLAALWLCGAAALLSYTSPELSARRAFAITRRDARGHPSPNAGWPEAAMAGALGRRLGGPRAYAGTIIEDKWIGDGMAPMTQTDLGRALTLYRLACFLNGAGLTLLCLVIALA
- the cobD gene encoding threonine-phosphate decarboxylase CobD — its product is MAVCGHGGNLALAAELFPGAPQPWLDLSTGLNPFAYPFQMPDEHSFTRLPDLPEALEACAARAYEAPPPIQIVAAPGSQALIQALPRLHRLDGKPSPRIGILGMTYAEHALNWRAVGARVQEDMDLDALATMDVAIVVNPNNPDGRLLPPAALLDLAARLSKHGGLLIVDEAFMDFEAPETHFVPVMPENGVLVLRSFGKAYGLGGLRLGFALTGPKLAADLRAWFGPWAVSGPAIAIGRQALGDSLWLVEARKRLETMGTALDRLLCEAGFAVLGGTRLYRLVTHEKAAAWFARLGEAGIFVRRFAERPLWLRFGIPGDAPALSRLAEALKVGIR
- a CDS encoding iron transporter, which codes for MMRPNWRRSAGFLWVLLALTSTNVLAKEYPVGQPQQREGMELAAVYLQPIEMDPPNMMAPAKESDIHLEADIKAAKDNRNGFAEGDWIPYLAVDYEVIKLDDKQTKKGVFMPMVANDGPHYGDNVKLMGPGKYRLVLHIAPPGGEGHEHFGRHVDKETGVGDWFKPFSVEYDFTYAGIGKKGGY
- a CDS encoding cupredoxin domain-containing protein, translating into MFKRGFGCHLLALIMMVASNSAGFALAEDTPTFLIEFNDGKVNPLRLEVPANQRFRIELKNSGVTPAEFESTELRKEKVLAPGSVSVLVIHTLDPGEYPFFDDFHPEAPKAVLVAK
- a CDS encoding 4Fe-4S binding protein yields the protein MAASLSSVGSGERRDESTLSPSMPPLVRQSFAHGLGEWLRRHQRMIQTTQWGVVLVYLVLVAVPAFLPLPDRTAHVWNNLTVFAQFAFWGLWWPFVLLSMVLVGRTWCGVFCPEGALTEAVSRVGLGLSVPRWIKWKGWPFVAFVCTTVYGQMLSIYQYPMPVLLILGGSTAGAMAVGALYGRNKRVWCRYLCPVNGVFGLLAKLAPVHFKVDQDAWADSQKNGDAGIRALNCAPLVPIRTMRGAADCHMCGRCSDFRGAVSYSLRSPAEEIVDVAGQTAKPWETMLIVFGLMGVAVGAFHWTASPWYVDMKEAVATWLIDHSILWPLQIEPPWWILTHYPDLNDSMTLLDGAVLLFYIFATALVLGGAISLCLAVGTLCLGGWSSARFHHLAQSLVPMAGCGVFLGLSATTVTLLKAEGITIASLSLLRGGLLLGAFLWVVWLAFAISGRETGHIIRRMGATLALAGAAGVGVASWVVMFWIW